From a region of the Dictyostelium discoideum AX4 chromosome 2 chromosome, whole genome shotgun sequence genome:
- the mus81 gene encoding crossover junction endonuclease: MSTNKNHNNNTNNNDNNICINPHIVEFLNKQITNIKNRPGADIKTTSIYKKAIRSLNLYPLPVFSGKECEVLNGFGPSLTKKINDYLKTTSHPLYPKGPPTPLKSIYNRNNNNNDNNNNNNNNNNNNNNNNNNNNNNNNNNSPKKKIRKSKNNNTTSTISNTQSNLIGTESPSKNQNKQLERELKSKKKKQQSAILEQIVEEEDINFEIPTNENYYDYGSGSCFDNNDDNDDGYISSGINTTPDDLNKSFNFDFGSFDNGIPNYNNNNDNGGDNENNINSDIDSNKIKTTTSINDNHKEKYQKNNENYIHENEDNGDDVIVLISPIKTYKYGDMLNKSPSKFKSPSKLRSHNTTNTFNNSNFSNSDNDNNNNIRITTPLKNQNFNKFNDSIIFSPSISSPSPSKLSNYHKYLNNNNNNIKNTPISTSKKRKCNFSSPLLFSPFKYGVTSPFSPSKMKLKSPFKKRFKNDKSPSSSISKNKNSKSNDIVNNDFEDDDEVVNIQSESEINNNNNQFTSHNDNYNYSYNYNNNSNNINNNNNNDDDDDFDLTETEDEKDDYDKDDRTFSNLSVRLSFTEEDLAGVNIGESIINNSKLPKVIPSQIPPPTQSTQSTSTSTSTSKSKSKSTIKIKFKNIKCIIDNREVKSVTERDYICNKLNERGINAQVKKLELGDFVWVAIDEHDNEWLLNYIIERKRVDDLSSSIIDGRYKEQKFRLSKSGCDNIIYLIEGIVSNTINSSSQSQKKTWGTVNFSLSPDALATALVTTSICEGIIIKETKTIDNTIDYIVNITEYFKEKLLKNNNSGGGGGDEIIKFLFANKNTQCTLENFNQLNSKSKGLKLIEFFATQLIQIPGCSAEKAHSITQVYPTPMSLYLALKAIKDKESGESHFKDFTFGKNKRRFGQDVSEVIYNLYTNKKYLN; encoded by the coding sequence ATGTCGACAAACaaaaaccacaacaacaacaccaataataatgataataatatttgtataAATCCACATATAGTagagtttttaaataaacaaataaccaatataaaaaatcgACCAGGAGCAGACATCAAAACCACatcaatatataaaaaagcAATTCGTTCATTAAATCTTTATCCTCTTCCTGTTTTCAGTGGTAAAGAATGTGAGGTATTAAATGGATTTGGACCATCATtaactaaaaaaattaatgattatttaaaaacaacaTCACATCCATTATATCCAAAAGGACCACCAACaccattaaaatcaatttataatagaaataataataataatgataataataataataataataataataataataataataataataataataataataataataataataataataataattcacctaaaaagaaaataaggaaatctaaaaataataatactacttCTACTATTAGTAATAcacaatcaaatttaataggAACAGAATCACcatcaaaaaatcaaaataaacaattggaAAGAGagttaaaatcaaaaaagaaaaaacaacaatCTGCAATATTGGAGCAAATAGTGGAGGAAGAAGatataaattttgaaataccaacaaatgaaaattattatgattatggaAGTGGAAgttgttttgataataatgatgataatgacgATGGTTATATAAGTAGTGGTATTAATACAACTCCAGATGATCTAAATAAATcgtttaattttgattttggatCATTTGATAATGGAATTcccaattataataataataatgataatggtggtgacaatgaaaataatattaatagtgatattgattctaataaaataaaaacaacaacatctaTTAATGACAATCATAAggaaaaatatcaaaaaaataatgagaATTATATTCACGAAAATGAAGATAACGGAGATGACGTAATTGTATTAATATCACCTATTAAAACTTATAAATATGGTGATATGCTTAATAAATCACCttccaaatttaaatcaccatCTAAATTAAGATCACATAATACAACCAAcacttttaataatagtaattttagtaatagtgataatgataataataataatattagaatTACAACaccattaaaaaatcaaaacttTAATAAGTTTAATGACAGTATAATATTTTCTCCTTCAATTTCATCGCCCTCCCCTTCAAAACTCTCAAATTATCATAAATatcttaataataataataataatattaaaaatacacCAATTTCTACaagtaaaaaaagaaaatgtaaTTTTTCATCACCTCTACTATTTTCACCATTTAAGTATGGCGTCACATCGCCATTTTCTCCAagtaaaatgaaattaaaatcaccatttaaaaagagatttaaaaatgataagtCGCCATCATCTTcgatttcaaaaaataaaaattcaaaaagtaATGATATagttaataatgatttcgAAGACGATGACGAAGTGGTTAATATACAATCTGAatcagaaattaataataataataatcaatttacaTCACACaatgataattataattatagctataattataataacaacagcaataatattaataataataataataatgatgatgatgacgatttTGATCTTACAGAAACAGAAGATGAAAAAGATGATTATGATAAAGATGATCgtacattttcaaatttatctgTTAGACTATCATTCACTGAAGAAGATCTTGCTGGTGTTAATATTGGTGAGTccataataaataatagtaaactACCAAAAGTAATACCTTCTcaaataccaccaccaacccAATCAACtcaatcaacatcaacatcaacatcaacatcaaaatcaaaatcaaaatcaacaataaaaataaaatttaaaaatataaaatgtaTAATTGATAATCGTGAAGTTAAATCGGTGACAGAAAGAGATTACATTTGTAATAAATTGAATGAACGGGGTATAAATGCACAAGTAAAGAAATTAGAATTGGGTGATTTTGTATGGGTAGCAATTGATGAACATGATAATGAAtggttattaaattatattatagaAAGAAAGAGAGTTGATGATTTAAGTAGTTCAATTATTGATGGTCGTTATAAAGAACAGAAATTTAGGTTATCAAAATCTGGTTGTGataatatcatttatttaattgaaggtATAGTTTCAAATACAATCAATAGCTCTTCACAATCTCAAAAGAAAACATGGGGAACTGTTAATTTTAGTTTATCACCTGATGCATTAGCAACTGCATTGGTAACAACTTCAATTTGTGAAggtattataattaaagaaactaaaacaattgataatacAATTGATTATATAGTTAATATAActgaatattttaaagagaaattattaaaaaataataacagtggtggtggtggtggtgatgaaattataaaatttttatttgctAATAAGAATACACAATGTACAttagaaaattttaatcaattaaattcaaaatcaaaaggattaaaattgattgaattttttgccactcaattaattcaaatccCTGGTTGTTCAGCAGAGAAAGCTCATTCAATCACTCAAGTTTATCCAACACCCATGTCATTGTACTTGGCTTTGAAAGctattaaagataaagaatcTGGAGAATCtcattttaaagattttacttttggtaaaaataaaagaagatTTGGTCAAGATGTTAGTGAAGTTATTTATAATctttatacaaataaaaaatatttaaattaa
- a CDS encoding NAD-dependent epimerase/dehydratase family protein — protein MSKPNVLILGGVGFIGRNLVQYLVEQKCCNKIRVADKVLPATAFLGAKHLEAFADPSVEYMQGNLASAASITKCFTLEGGKFNIVFNLAGETKYGQTDAVYNEKVYDVSVKCATEAAKVGVDKFIEVSTAQIYSSNKKPSKEGDKTDPWTLIASHKLKAEKALKEINGLNLIIVRPSVVYGPGDILGISPRIITGAVYKHTNEKMKFLWDGDLKYNTVHVNDVCKALWFLSQNGKVGDVYNLSDKGDTDAQTISKILEKIFAIKTGFVGNMLSNVASLKMKDVCEEVNDKHLKPWSDLCKDKGISNTPLTPYIDQELLSNTHLSVDGTAIEGLGFKYDNPEITEALVREQIDYFINQNLFPKF, from the exons atgtcAAAACCAAATGTATTAATTCTTGGAGGTGTAGGTTTCATTGGTAGAAATTTAGTTCAATATTTAGTTGAACAAAAATGTTGTAATAAAATTCGTGTTGCAGATAAAGTTTTACCAGCAACTGCCTTTTTAGGTGCTAAGCACCTCGAGGCTTTTGCTGATCCATCAGTAGAATATATGCAAGGTAATTTAGCCAGTGCTGCTTCAATCACCAAATGCTTCACATTAGAAGGTGGAAAATTCAACATTGTCTTCAATTTAGCCGGTGAAACTAAATATGGTCAAACTGATGCCGTCTATAATGAAAAAGTTTATGATGTCTCTGTCAAATGTGCCACTGAAGCCGCCAAAGTTGGTGTTGATAAATTCATTGAAGTTTCAACTGCTCAAATTTACagttcaaataaaaaaccatCAAAAGAAGGTGATAAAACTGATCCATGGACACTCATTGCCTCTCATAAACTTAAAGCTGAAAAAgctttaaaagaaattaatgg attaaatttaattattgttcGTCCATCAGTTGTTTATGGTCCAGGTGATATTTTAGGTATTTCACCAAGAATTATCACTGGTGCAGTTTATAAACATACAAATGAAAAGATGAAATTCCTTTGGGATGGTGACTTGAAATATAACACTGTTCACGTCAATGATGTCTGTAAAGCATTATGGTTCCTTTCTCAAAATGGTAAAGTTGGTGATGTTTACAATCTTTCCGATAAAGGTGACACTGATGCACAAACCATCAGCAAGATCTTAGAGAAAATCTTTGCAATCAAAACTGGTTTCGTTGGTAACATGTTATCAAATGTTGCTTCCCTTAAAATGAAAGATGTTTGCGAAGAGGTCAATGATAAACATCTCAAACCATGGTCTGATCTTTGCAAAGATAAAGGTATCTCAAACACTCCATTAACTCCATATATTGATCAAGAGTTATTATCAAATACCCATCTCTCTGTTGATGGTACCGCCATTGAAGGACTTGGTTTCAAATACGATAATCCAGAAATCACTGAAGCCCTCGTTAGAGAACAAATCGATTATTTTAtcaatcaaaatttattcccaaagttttaa
- a CDS encoding membrane bound O-acyl transferase family protein: MNSTSSSTSTSSSSFTSTIPKNENSSSKATPFYSDQVIFVDGKTYDRKFTISKAFLDLEDPPGVKQSFHKFVHRNRILIFSLILLYFAIDGKNHGINKLVHHASVLKTIFVNPFELIIDLTVMYAMSFLMALFNFCYQNNYFSKWLFRKDNKIALFSFYLIVQLIIGTWSAYFILYRQIYPLGTQFYLGLVAIVLSWKQHSYFIVTNYEVLHKKKINNKDLIIHKKTDSDNNNNNKNTKDEELKIIEFNKEIAKRQISYNEDFKTIWEVSKDYFIFLFTPTLIYDQYYEVRKVSKTLKPEPLKTRIISMLKELYSSMVIMMTAHYINVEYIFPVLTEELSLYSFLKIIIPTEINFQLQYYLLYHCALSLLADISGFNDRLSFYNDYWAAVTTKSILTQWSKPVHNWLYRHMFSDMKSLLKVKTVICLFTTMIFSGFFHEFIVTSITKQVCMPWSTFSLISCALFIMVENKFPKLTNSAYYHAFVRFLLVVGHGLFYFSYFYFWFSEYDIGYYRTCMKL; this comes from the exons atgaactCAACTagttcatcaacatcaacatcatcgtcatcatttACTTCAACTATACCAAAGAATGAAAATTCATCAAGTAAAGCAACACCATTCTACAGTGATCAAGTTATATTTGTGGATGGTAAAACTTATGATCGTAAATTCACAATTTCAAAAGcatttttagatttagaaGATCCACCAGGTGTTAAACAATCATTCCATAAATTTGTTCACAGAAATAGAATCTTAATATTCtcattaattttactttattttgcAATTGATGGTAAAAATCATGGTATCAATAAATTAGTTCATCATGCATCAGTtcttaaaacaatttttgtaaatccatttgaattaataattgatttaact gtaatGTATGCAATGTCATTTTTAATggcattatttaatttttgttatcaaaataattattttagtaAATGGTTATTTAGAAAGGATAATAAGATagcattattttcattttatttaattgtgcAATTAATTATTGGAACATGGTCAGCTTATTTCATTCTATATCGTCAAATCTATCCATTGGGTACTCAATTCTATTTAGGTTTAGTAGCAATTGTATTATCATGGAAACAACACTCTTATTTCATTGTAACAAATTATGAAGtattacataaaaaaaaaattaataataaagatttaataattcataagAAAACtgatagtgataataataataacaataaaaatactaAAGATGaggaattaaaaataatagaatttaataaagaaattgcaAAACGTCAAATTAGTTATAATgaagattttaaaacaatttggg agGTTTCAAAggattattttatatttttatttacaccAACTTTAATTTATGATCAATATTATGAAGTTAGAAAAGTatcaaaaacattaaaacCAGAACCATTAAAAACAAGAATAATTTCAATGCTTAAAGAATTGTATTCTTCAATGGTTATTATGATGACTGCTCATTATATAA aTGTTGAATATATTTTTCCAGTTTTAACAGAGGAATTGAGTTTATACTCATTCCTTAAAATCATAATTCCCactgaaattaattttcaattacaatATTATCTATTGTATCATTGCGCTTTATCATTATTGGCAGATATATCAGGTTTTAATGATAGATTATCATTTTACAATGATTATTGGGCAGCTGttacaacaaaatcaattctAACTCAATGGTCAAAGCCTGTTCATAATTGGTTATATAGACATATGTTTTCTGAtat gaaatcattattaaaagttaaaactgtgatttgtttatttacAACAATGATATTTAGTGGATTCTTTCATGAATTTATTGTAACTTCAATAACAAAACAAGTTTGCATGCCATGGTCAACATTTAGTTTAATATCATGTGCTCTGTTTATTATGGTGGAAAAtaaatttccaaaattaaCCAATAGTGCTTATTATCATGCTTTTGTCAGATTTCTTTTAGTTGTTGGCCatggtttattttatttctcttatttttatttctggTTTTCAGAATATGATATTGGGTATTATAGAACATgtatgaaattataa
- the cfaC gene encoding counting factor associated protein gives MKVLILLVSLISVCFSQIAPKPIIVGGVYRGGETCNSLQPPYTCSSDDLAGGIMMRQGACTYFRGLSNLPTTYNSSSDGSSVIQYTYSADDYFCQESPIQTQTISNGDCEAGCSNDKISYLYNLSSDSNDQVPKNAVLTIKSQSSNCATDWETTWESIEYLNTDTCIVDEVTGGSFKVSCTQGGMTIYSYAAPGCTNNPKVYGVGFYTDSCDGYQVCSL, from the exons atgaaagttttaattttattagtttCATTAATTAGTGTTTGTTTCTCACAAATTGCTCCAAAACCAAttattgttggtggtgtttaTAGAGGTGGTGAAACTTGTAATTCACTCCAACCACCATACACTTGTTCATCAGATGATTTAGCAGGTGGTATTATGATGCGTCAAGGTGCTTGTACCTATTTCAGAggtttatcaaatttaccaaCAACTTATAATTCTTCAAGTGATGGTTCATCTGTTATTCAATATACTTATTCAGCAGATGATTATTTCTGTCAAg aatCACCAATTCAAACCCAAACAATTAGCAATGGTGATTGTGAAGCTGGTtgttcaaatgataaaatttcatatctttataatttatcatcagATTCAAATGATCAAGTTCCAAAGAATGCAGTATTAACTATTAAATCACAATCTAGTAATTGTGCAACTGATTGGGAAACTACATGGGAATCTATTGAATATCTTAATACTGATACTTGTATTGTCGATGAGGTTACTGGTGGTTCATTCAAAGTTAGTTGCACTCAAGGTGGAATGACAATTTATTCATATGCCGCACCAGGTTGTACAAATAATCCAAAAGTATATGGTGTAGGATTTTACACTGACTCATGTGACGGTTATCAAGTTTGTagtctttaa
- the hspG4 gene encoding heat shock protein Hsp20 domain-containing protein — protein sequence MTTLFDILNTLNNNNNNNNYTGCKRQYSINKRVDIIPSMDVTLTNDKLIIETELTGVSKNDIDINIKDSILIIQGEKKKSIIKNQQQQQQQQQLENSNNKENDEPSIEEFEEDVKSKSELNKTTLNTTENKDEDKTTQNINKEFISERSFGNFKRYLNLSEILYQLDLNSIDTQFENGLLTITIKKKFDSSNTIKININ from the coding sequence atgacAACCCtctttgatattttaaatacactcaacaacaataacaataataataattatacagGTTGTAAAAGACAATACTCTATTAATAAAAGAGTTGATATAATACCATCAATGGATGTAACATTaacaaatgataaattaatcaTTGAAACAGAATTAACAGGTGTCTCAAAGAATGATAtagatattaatattaaagattCAATTCTCATCATTCAAggtgaaaagaaaaagagtataattaaaaatcaacaacaacaacaacaacaacaacaactcgaaaattcaaataataaagaaaatgatgaacCATCAATagaagaatttgaagaagatgttaaatcaaaatcagagttaaataaaacaacttTAAATACCActgaaaataaagatgaagATAAAACAACACAAAACATTAATAAAGAGTTTATATCAGAAAGatcatttggtaattttaagagatatttaaatctttcaGAAATTTTATACcaattagatttaaattcaattgatactcaatttgaaaatggtttattaacaattacaattaaaaaaaagtttgataGTTCAaacacaattaaaattaatattaattaa
- the hspG3 gene encoding heat shock protein Hsp20 domain-containing protein produces MTTLFDILNTLNNNNNNNNNYAGCKRQHSINKRVDIIPSMDVTLTNDKLIIETELTGVSKNDIDINIKDSILIIQGEKKKSIIKHQQQQQHQQQQQQQQQQQQQQQQQQQQQQQQQQQQQQQLENSNKENDEPSIEEFEEDVKSKSELNKTTLNTTENKDEDKTTQNISKKFISERSFGNFKRYLNLSEILYQLDLNSINTQFENGLLTITIKKKFDSSNTIKININ; encoded by the coding sequence atgacAACTCtctttgatattttaaatacactcaacaacaataacaacaacaataataattatgcaGGATGTAAAAGACAACACTCTATTAATAAAAGAGTTGATATAATACCATCAATGGATGTAACATTaacaaatgataaattaatcaTTGAAACAGAATTAACAGGTGTCTCAAAGAATGATAtagatattaatattaaagattCAATTCTCATCATTCAAggtgaaaagaaaaagagtaTAAttaaacatcaacaacaacaacaacatcaacaacaacaacaacaacaacaacaacaacaacaacaacaacaacaacaacaacaacaacaacaacaacaacaacaacaacaacaacaacaactcgaaaattcaaataaagaaaatgacGAACCATCAATagaagaatttgaagaagATGTTAAGTCAAAATCAGagttaaataaaacaacttTAAATACCActgaaaataaagatgaagATAAAACAACACAAAACATTAGTAAAAAGTTTATATCAGAAAGatcatttggtaattttaagagatatttaaatctttcaGAAATTTTATACcaattagatttaaattcaattaatactcaatttgaaaatggtttattaacaattacaattaaaaaaaagtttgatagttcaaatacaattaaaattaatattaattaa
- the myoC gene encoding class I myosin, whose translation MAQQKPEWGNQMKNEGLDDMTLLSKVSNDQILDNLKKRFEKDIIYTNIGDVLISVNPFKFIDGMYSDEVLQEYIGKSRIELPPHVFAVAEQTYRSMINEKENQCVIISGESGAGKTEAAKKIMQYIADVSGERGSSSNQKVEHVKSIILETNPLLEAFGNAKTLRNNNSSRFGKYFEIQFNQKNEPEGGKITNYLLEKSRVVFQLKGERNFHIFYQFCRGATPQEQQEFGIYGPENFAYLTKGDTLDIDGVDDVEEFALTRNAMNVIGIPANEQKQIFKLLAAILWIGNIDFKEQAGDKVTIADTSVLDFVSQLLDVPSHFLKTALEFRQMETRHGNQRGTQYNVPLNKTQAIAGRDALAKAIYDRLFNWLVDRINKEMDNPQKGLMIGVLDIYGFEVFDRNGFEQFCINYVNEKLQQIFIEFTLKMEQEEYVREGIKWEPIPFFDNKIVCELIEGKNPPGIFSILDDVCRAVHSQAEGADQKLLQSIAVCKSNPHFDTRGNAFCVKHYAGDVVYEGPGMIEKNKDTLLKDHLEILQMSANNFLVGLFPDVIDTDSKKLPSTAGFKIKSQAAELVATLMKSTPHYIRTIKPNDLKKPNILEGGRVLHQVKYLGLLDNIKVRRAGFAYRATFDRFFQRYYLLSDKTCYAGNNIWKGDALSACRAILASQNVDNTQYQIGKTKIFIRYPEMLFSLEETRERYWHDMASRIKNAYRNYKAFQFECSNRIKNAFRNYKLYRQRCAQTIQGYFRAWKQASPFFDLRMQNEQLFQGRKERNRFSMISVRKYFGDYLDVRSQSYFLDAMAEGRNEDVIFSSKSQVMVHPILSANKLSPRFLIVTKQAIYLIKLKQKKNLATYLLDRRVPLAEVTSFSLSSLADNLLVIHTSTQFDVAVTTEFKTELVALINKQKGTTLAVNFGQSIQYFKKKGSNNTVTFLKDEMHKEIFLKKNQFHIASGLPASTTVAKVRKNPSQVSTPSKPIAKPVAKPMVAKPSGGSVIMKKPAPAAPPSGPPVMKKPAPTAPGGAPMMKKPAPAPGGAPMMKKPAPVPGGPAPGGSAIMKPAGGVSKPLPSPTGAPMMKKPAPTAPGGPAPAGAPTPMMKKPAGQPMMKPIAKPQPTPMKKPAAPPPQQYIALYEYDAMQPDELTFKENDVINLIKKVDADWWQGELVRTKQIGMLPSNYVQQI comes from the exons atggcACAACAAAAACCAGAATGGggaaatcaaatgaaaaatgaagGTTTAGATGATATgacattattatcaaaagttTCCAATGATCAAATTTTagataatttaaagaaaagattTGAAAAGgatattatttatacaaaTATTGGTGATGTATTAATTTCAGTGAatccatttaaatttatagatGGAATGTATTCAGATGAAGTTTTACAAGAGTATATTGGTAAATCACGTATTGAATTACCACCACATGTATTTGCAGTTGCAGAACAAACCTACAGAAGTATGATCAACGAAAAGGAGAATCAATGTGTCATTATTTCAGGTGAATCAGGTGCAGGTAAAACTGAAGCAGCAAAAAAGATTATGCAATATATTGCAGATGTTAGTGGTGAAAGAGGTAGTTCATCAAATCAAAAGGTAGAACATGttaaatcaatcattttaGAGACTAATCCATTGTTGGAAGCATTTGGTAATGCTAAAACTCTtcgtaataataattcttcacGTTTCGGTAAATACTTtgaaattcaattcaatcaaaaaaatgaaCCAGAGGGTGGTAAAATCACAAATTACCTCTTGGAGAAATCTCGTGTAGTTTTCCAATTGAAGGGTGAACGTAATTTCCACATTTTCTATCAATTCTGTAGAGGTGCAACTccacaagaacaacaagagTTTGGTATCTATGGTCCAGAGAATTTCGCTTATCTAACCAAAGGTGATACTTTAGATattgatggtgttgatgatgttgaagaaTTTGCTCTCACTCGTAATGCTATGAATGTTATTGGTATTCCAGCAAatgaacaaaaacaaatctTCAAATTATTAGCTGCTATCCTTTGGATtggtaatattgattttaaagaacAAGCTGGTGATAAAGTTACAATTGCTGATACATCtg tATTGGATTTTGTATCACAATTATTAGATGTACCAagtcattttttaaaaacagcATTAGAATTTAGACAAATGGAAACTAGACATGGTAATCAAAGAGGTACACAATATAATGTACCATTGAATAAGACACAAGCAATTGCAGGTAGAGATGCATTAGCAAAAGCAATTTATGATCGTTTATTCAATTGGTTAGTTGATCGTATCAATAAGGAGATGGATAATCCACAAAAAGGTTTAATGATTGGTGTATTGGATATTTATGGATTTGAAGTTTTCGATAGAAATGGATTTGAACAATTTTGTATCAACTATGTCAATGAAAAGTTACAACAAATCTTCATCGAGTTTACATTAAAGATGGAACAAGAAGAGTATGTTCGTGAAGGTATTAAATGGGAGCCAATTCCATTCTTTGATAATAAGATTGTATGTGAATTGATTGAAGGTAAGAATCCACCAGGTATTTTCAGTATTTTAGATGATGTTTGTCGTGCAGTTCATTCACAAGCCGAAGGTGCCGATCAAAAGTTACTTCAATCCATTGCCGTTTGTAAATCAAATCCACATTTCGATACTCGTGGTAATGCATTCTGTGTTAAACATTATGCAGGTGATGTAGTTTATGAAGGTCCAGGTATGattgaaaagaataaagaTACTCTTCTCAAAGATCATTTGGAGATTCTTCAAATGTCAGCAAACAATTTCTTGGTTGGTCTTTTCCCAGATGTCATCGATACCGACTCTAAAAAGTTACCATCAACAGCtggtttcaaaattaaatcacaAGCAGCAGAATTGGTTGCCACTTTAATGAAATCAACACCTCACTACATTAGAACCATCAAACCAAATGATcttaaaaaaccaaatattTTAGAAGGTGGTCGTGTACTTCATCAAGTTAAATATTTGGGTCTATTGGATAACATTAAAGTTAGAAGAGCAGGTTTTGCCTACAGAGCAACCTTTGATAGATTCTTCCAAAGATATTATCTCCTCTCTGATAAAACTTGTTACGCTGGTAATAACATTTGGAAAGGTGATGCTCTCTCTGCGTGCCGTGCCATTTTAGCCTCACAAAATGTTGATAACACTCAATATCAAATCGGTAAAACCAAGATATTCATTCGTTATCCAGAGATGTTATTCTCTCTCGAAGAAACTCGTGAACGTTATTGGCATGATATGGCAAGTCGTATCAAGAATGCCTATAGAAACTATAAAGCTTTCCAATTCGAATGTTCCAATCGTATCAAGAATGCCTTTAGAAATTATAAACTCTATCGTCAACGTTGTGCTCAAACCATTCAAGGTTACTTTAGAGCTTGGAAACAAGCTTCTCCTTTCTTTGATCTTCGTATGCAAAATGAACAATTATTCCAAGGTCGTAAAGAGAGAAATCGTTTCTCTATGATTAGCGTTAGAAAATACTTTGGTGACTATTTAGACGTTCGTTCACAATCTTATTTCTTGGATGCAATGGCAGAGGGTCGTAATGAAGATGTTATCTTTTCTTCAAAATCTCAAGTCATGGTACACCCAATTTTATCCgctaataaattatcaccaAGATTCCTCATTGTAACTAAACAAGCCatctatttaattaaattgaaaCAAAAGAAGAATTTAGCTACCTATCTATTGGATAGACGTGTTCCATTGGCTGAGGTAACCTCTTTTTCTCTCTCTTCATTAGCTGATAATTTACTTGTAATTCATACATCAACTCAATTCGATGTCGCAGTGACAACTGAGTTTAAGACTGAATTGGTTGCATTAATCAACAAACAAAAAGGTACAACTTTGGCTGTTAATTTCGGTCAATCAATTCAATACTTTAAAAAGAAGGGTAGTAATAATACCGTTACCTTTTTAAAGGATGAAATGCATAAAGAAATCTTCCtcaaaaagaatcaattccATATTGCTTCAGGTTTACCAGCTTCAACTACCGTTGCCAAAGTTAGAAAAAATCCAAGTCAAGTTTCAACTCCTTCAAAACCAATTGCTAAACCAGTCGCTAAACCAATGGTAGCTAAACCATCTGGTGGTTCTGTAATTATGAAGAAACCAGCACCAGCTGCTCCACCATCAGGTCCACCAGTCATGAAAAAACCAGCACCAACTGCTCCAGGTGGCGCTCCAATGATGAAAAAACCAGCACCAGCTCCAGGTGGTGCTCCAATGATGAAAAAACCAGCACCAGTTCCAGGTGGTCCAGCTCCAGGTGGTTCTGCAATTATGAAACCAGCAGGCGGAGTTTCTAAACCATTACCATCACCAACTGGTGCCCCAATGATGAAGAAACCAGCTCCAACCGCTCCAGGTGGTCCAGCTCCAGCAGGTGCACCAACTCCAATGATGAAAAAACCAGCAGGTCAACCAATGATGAAACCAATCGCAAAACCACAACCAACTCCAATGAAGAAACCAGCAGCTCCACCACCTCAACAATATATCGCTCTTTACGAGTACGACGCTATGCAACCAGATGAATTAACTTTCAAAGAAAATGATGTCatcaatttaattaaaaaagtagaTGCTGATTGGTGGCAAGGTGAATTAGTTAGAACTAAACAAATTGGTATGTTACCTTCAAATTATgttcaacaaatttaa